In Pseudorasbora parva isolate DD20220531a chromosome 20, ASM2467924v1, whole genome shotgun sequence, a single window of DNA contains:
- the kmt2e gene encoding LOW QUALITY PROTEIN: inactive histone-lysine N-methyltransferase 2E (The sequence of the model RefSeq protein was modified relative to this genomic sequence to represent the inferred CDS: inserted 3 bases in 3 codons; deleted 1 base in 1 codon), with protein sequence MSIVIPVGVDTANTXYLDMAAGSEPESVEASSVVVEKSSYPHQIYSSGSHHSHGYIGLPYADHNYGARPPPTPPASPPPSVLIRPGEGLFVSGGRPGENLFVPGGQDEASRGTTLSTSEDGSYGADITRCICGFTHDDGYMICCDKCSVWQHIDCMGIDRQHIPETYLCERCQPRTLDREHAILLQTRKRENMSDGDTSATESGDEVPLELYTAFQHTPTSITLTTARLGNKQAEKKRKKSGEKEPPATARAKKSFREGSRKSSRVKGSAPECEPTDPPSLWENKMKSWMERYEEASSNQYSEEVQILLRVKEARDGKTLAYNTHTAAFKPPVESHVQKNKRILKAVRDLVVDSLIIEYRGKVMLRQQFEANGYFFKRPYPFVLFYSKFDGLEMCVDARSFGNEARFIRRSCTPNAEVRHVIEDGMLHLYIYSLRSISKGSEITIGFDYDYGSCKYKVDCACVKGNPECPVLKHNLEPTENMGSSTRRRCRKDKEPPRDESGQNQNLTMDCDGSKGKMLNDAKQRKLSPLRLSISNNQDPELIEDLEEKTSISNEVEMESEEQIAERRRKMGSPAEESHRHSAGASCCRALRNKETREERKMEAILQAFARMEKREKRREQALERIGTKGEVGGRSDIKEEPPATPEAESPAMLQPMLEVVKEEPGLKPAKVSRNKQRKSFSRNRTHIGQQRRRARTVSTCSDLPPNSPGEALEPLTVETHEGEMPSAPEAEAPPLHAPDTSPPHSGSPAPACRSGQKYPKTKKHLMSEWMGVDKQERGASRTPEPPPERPLRISSDPEVLATQLNSLPGMACSSHVYSTPKHYVRFSSPFLANRSPSTPGVPTGRRRSRELPETPPTTGSCKKRWLKQALEEEGSTSPGGGRPSLLMPSESPLSPSINGESYSPLPXNGSCSLPELPTPLKKRRLCXLDPCMSETSTPYGSPCATDPNRVTEAPGTPLLLATPPRLRSEEPSTEPSTPLQIPNHPLPQESESSMDSSPDGSRRPSTQDVERPPSLLASPTVRNSGSDTAPQESTKPMGSLSPQPSHAEPQDAVVDEGMEVDGGGSEAASAPETPVSSYPPWMKSPDRGGLSFSPVNSNLRDLTPSHTLEIGAYRPRNSTSAGPFSEAAPFYPCNEEASGVTFTRSLSGDGTGEGGAAKNPQKKKVSLLEYRKRQREARRSGSKGECGSPVSTAPPVDVFPVAVEMAFEPPAPATTPTPKTPQPSEEPDAPPQGERDGEGQWTSSTSVEQARERGYHRALLLSDHRKDVDSGESEGGDSQVKECPSPKSCKSPSTHAPCSPAPQTVSRPSKEEDGEAPPRGPAQPQPQALSVQQSSTKTPSSKPAALTASKLHCGPSSTSQSHYAGPSLMHSPKAQPQGSPYRGQRTFLTTQPQNQPQPQATSGPGSFPQYNPQNAPPPPPPPPPAPPTSAPYFPAQPTAAAAPFPTFKPAVASPFPPGSQPLLQPHHALHYQSSAAPPPPPPPPPPHPQPGPTLLHVNLQPPSMQQHQLLLTSAPPPPPPPPPQGQSSQQPPPNSGTLLSIKQGPHPPLPPPPPAPSSNAPHPFQNIGGFQTTLLHQSAPANPSVTPSTYQQTVLPPPPPPPPQQTPPTQTPPNSSVSQIAGGNRGPTPSSAPFHSSGYLGTGWH encoded by the exons TGTGTGGCAGCACATAGACTGCATGGGGATCGACCGGCAGCACATTCCCGAGACCTACCTGTGTGAGCGCTGTCAGCCACGCACCCTGGACCGAGAGCACGCCATCCTACTGCAAACCAGGAAGAGAGAGAACATGTCTg ACGGGGACACCAGTGCTACAGAAAGTGGGGATGAGGTTCCACTAGAGCTGTACACAGCGTTTCAGCACACCCCCACTAGCATAACGCTCACAACAGCACGTCTCGGCAACAAACAGGCTGAAAAGAAACGAAAGAAGAGTGGAGAAAAGGAGCCCCCGGCCACAGCCAGGGCCAAGAAG TCATTCCGTGAAGGCTCTAGAAAATCATCTAGAGTGAAG GGCTCAGCTCCGGAGTGTGAGCCGACAGATCCTCCCTCACTATGGGAGAATAAGATGAAGTCGTGGATGGAGCGCTATGAGGAAGCCAGCAGTAACCAGTACAGTGAAGAAGTGCAAATACTGCTAAGAGTCAAAGAAGCCAGGGATGGCAAAACGCTAGCCTACAATACACACACAGCAGCCTTCAAACCACCTGTAGAG AGTCACGTACAGAAGAACAAGCGGATTCTGAAGGCTGTGCGGGACTTGGTTGTAGATTCGCTCATAATCGAGTACAGAGGGAAGGTCATGCTACGGCAACAGTTTGAGGCCAATGGCTATTTCTTTAAGAG gCCGTACCCTTTTGTATTGTTCTACTCTAAGTTTGACGGTTTGGAAATGTGCGTGGACGCACGGAGCTTCGGAAATGAGGCCCGATTCATCCGTCGCTCCTGCACCCCCAATGCTGAGGTGCGGCACGTGATCGAGGACGGCATGCTGCATTTATACATTTACTCTCTGAGGTCCATCTCCAAGGGGAGCGAGATCACCATTGGCTTTGATTATGACTATGGCAGCTG TAAATATAAGGTGGACTGTGCGTGTGTGAAAGGCAATCCGGAATGCCCTGTGCTCAAGCATAACTTAGAACCCACAGAGAATATGGGCTCTAGCACACGACGGCGTTGTCGCAAGGACAAAGAACCGCCACGGGACGAGAGCGGACAGAACCAGAACCTTACGATGGACTGTGATGGGTCCAAGGGGAAAATGCTCAATGATGCCAAACAGAGAAAACTCTCTCCTCTCCGGCTCTCCATATCTAACAATCAG GATCCTGAGTTAATAGAGGATCTAGAAGAGAAAACCTCCATTAGCAATGAAGTAGAGATGGAATCAGAGGAGCAGATTGCAGAAAGGAGGAGGAAGATG GGCAGCCCGGCAGAGGAGTCCCATCGTCACAGCGCAGGGGCTTCCTGCTGCAGAGCTCTGAGAAACAAGGAG ACACGTGAAGAGAGGAAGATGGAGGCGATTCTGCAGGCGTTTGCTCGTATGGAGAAGAGAGAAAAACGGAGGGAGCAAGCATTAGAGAGGATCGGCACAAAAGGAGAAGTTGGTGGACGCAGCGATATTAAGGAAGAGCCCCCTGCTACACCTGAGGCTGAATCTCCTGCAATGTTACAG CCCATGCTAGAGGTTGTAAAAGAGGAGCCTGGTCTGAAGCCAGCAAAGGTGAGCCGTAACAAACAGAGAAAAAGCTTCTCGCGGAACCGCACTCACATCGGACAGCAGAGGCGGCGAGCACGCACAGTCAGCACCTGCTCCGACTTGCCACCTAATTCCCCTGGTGAAGCTTTAGAGCCTTTAACAGTAGAGACTCATGAAGGAGAGATGCCCTCTGCCCCTGAGGCTGAAGCTCCCCCGTTACACGCCCCTGACACCAGCCCACCACACAGCGGCTCACCTGCCCCAGCATGCCGCAGTGGACAGAAGTACCCCAAAACTAAAAAG CACTTAATGAGCGAGTGGATGGGTGTTGACAAACAGGAGCGGGGAGCTTCACGGACACCGGAACCTCCGCCTGAGAGGCCGTTGCGGATCAGTAGTGATCCTGAGGTCTTGGCCACACAGCTGAACTCTTTACCGGGCATGGCCTGCAGCTCACACGTCTACAGTACGCCCAAACACTACGTCCGCTTCTCCTCTCCTTTTCTGGCCAACCGCAGCCCCAGCACTCCCGGAGTGCCCACAGGACGCCGACGCTCGAGAGAATTGCCCGAAACGCCACCTACCACTGGCTCCTGCAAGAAG CGATGGCTGAAGCAAGCTTTAGAAGAGGAGGGTTCCACCAGTCCAGGTGGAGGGCGCCCTTCTCTGCTGATGCCTAGCGAGAGCCCTCTCAGCCCCTCTATAAACGGCGAGTCCTACAGCCCTCTAC TCAATGGCAGTTGCTCACTACCAG AGTTGCCTACCCCGTTGAAGAAAAGGCGCTTAT CACTCGATCCCTGTATGTCAGAGACTTCCACCCCATACGGGTCTCCTTGTGCCACC GACCCGAACAGAGTCACAGAAGCACCAGGCACACCCCTGCTGCTAGCCACGCCTCCTCGACTACGATCAGAGGAACCCAGTACTGAGCCCTCAACACCCTTGCAGATTCCCAACCACCCTCTGCCACAAGAG AGCGAATCGTCTATGGACAGCTCTCCAGATGGTAGCAGGAGGCCCAGTACACAAGAT GTTGAGCGACCTCCTTCGCTGTTGGCATCTCCCACCGTGAGAAATTCGGGCTCTGATACGGCTCCACAGGAGTCTACAAAACCTATGGGTTCACTGAGTCCTCAGCCCTCCCATGCTGAGCCACAGGATGCTGTAGTAGATGAAGGCATGGAGGTTGATGGTGGTGGTTCAGAAGCTGCCTCGGCACCGGAGACACCAGTCTCCTCTTACCCTCCTTGGATGAAGAGTCCAGACCGAGGTGGCCTCTCGTTTTCTCCAGTGAACTCTAATCTGAGAGACCTCACCCCTTCTCACACCTTGGAGATTGGGGCGTACAGGCCAAGAAATTCAACCTCCGCTGGCCCCTTCAGTGAAGCGGCACCCTTCTATCCCTGCAACGAGGAAGCAAGTGGCGTGACCTTTACCCGCTCATTGAGTGGGGATGGCACAGGGGAGGGAGGGGCTGCAAAGAACCCACAGAAGAAAAAG GTCTCTCTCCTGGAGTATAGGAAACGTCAGCGTGAGGCACGGCGAAGTGGCTCTAAGGGAGAGTGTGGATCCCCTGTTTCCACAGCACCACCAGTAGACGTTTTCCCTGTCGCTGTGGAAATGGCCTTTGAACCACCTGCTCCTGCAACAACACCAACCCCCAAGACCCCTCAGCCTAGCGAGGAGCCAGACGCCCCACCTCAGGGGGAGAGAGACGGAGAAGGCCAGTG GACATCTTCCACATCAGTCGAGCAGGCCAGAGAGCGAGGCTACCACAGGGCCTTGTTGTTGAGTGACCATCGCAAGGACGTAG acagTGGGGAGTCAGAGGGTGGCGACTCCCAGGTGAAGGAATGTCCTTCTCCCAAAAGCTGCAAGAGCCCCTCAACACATGCA cCTTGTTCTCCAGCCCCCCAGACTGTGTCTCGCCCATCCAAGGAGGAAGATGGTGAAGCACCGCCTCGTGGTCCTGCTCAGCCTCAGCCTCAGGCACTGTCCGTCCAGCAGTCCAGCACCAAGACGCCGAGCTCTAAACCAGCTGCTCTAACGGCCAGCAAGCTCCACTGCGGGCCCTCCAGCACCTCACAGAGTCACTACGCCGGACCTTCGCTCATGCACTCTCCCAAAGCGCAACCCCAAGGTTCACCTTACCGTGGTCAGCGAACGTTCCTGACAACTCAGCCTCAGAACCAGCCTCAACCACAGGCTACATCTGGTCCGGGCAGTTTCCCTCAGTATAACCCCCAAAATGCCCCACCTCCACCACCTCCTCCTCCCCCAGCTCCACCCACCTCTGCTCCTTACTTCCCAGCTCAgcctactgctgctgctgcaccTTTTCCTACGTTCAAGCCTGCTGTGGCCTCACCTTTTCCTCCTGGTTCCCAACCTCTCCTGCAGCCCCATCATGCATTGCATTACCAAAGCAGTGCTGCCCCTCCCCCACcgccccctcctcctcctcctcacccGCAGCCCGGCCCCACCTTGCTGCATGTCAATCTGCAACCTCCTTCGATGCAGCAGCATCAACTCCTCCTGACCTCCGCCCCACCTCCTCCACCACCGCCACCTCCTCAGGGACAGAGTTCCCAGCAGCCTCCACCTAATAGTGGCACGCTCCTGTCAATCAAACAAGGACCACACCCGCCCCTTCCACCCCCTCCTCCTGCTCCATCCAGTAACGCACCACACCCCTTCCAGAACATTGGTGGCTTTCAGACCACTCTACTTCACCAGTCGGCACCAGCCAACCCCTCAGTAACCCCTTCCACCTATCAACAAACTGTATTACCCCCTCCGCCTCCACCCCCTCCTCAACAAACTCCTCCCACACAAACCCCGCCCAATTCGAGTGTCTCGCAAATCGCTGGCGGTAACAGAGGACCTACCCCTTCATCCGCCCCCTTCCACAGCAGCGGCTACTTGGGCACAGGATGGCACTGA